Within Streptomyces sp. NBC_00704, the genomic segment GCTTCATCCAGGAACCCGGCTGGTTCCGCGCCGTCTACGTGGGCTCGGAGATCTGGCAGACCGTCGGCTGGGGCACGATCCTCTACCTCGCGGCGCTCACGACCATCGACGAGGACCTCTACGAGGCCGCCCGGATCGACGGTGCGAACCGCTGGCGGCAGATCTGGCACGTCACGCTGCCGGGCATCCGCCCCACCATGATCACGCTGCTGGTCCTCAACATCGGCACGTTCATGGCGGTCGGGTTCGAGAAGGTCCTCCTGCTGTACAACCCGCTGACCTATCCGACGGCCGACGTGGTGTCCACCTACCTGTACCGGACCGGCGTCGAGTCCAACAGCTTCAGCTACGCCGCCGCGATCGGGCTGTTCGAGGCGGTCGTCGGACTCGTGCTGATCACCGGCGCGAACCTGCTGTCGCGGCGCACCGTGGGGACGAGCCTGTGGTGAGCCGGCCGGCCGGCCGCGCTCCGCGCTCGCGCACCTCCGTGCACCAGCCCACGCGCGGCTACCGCGTCTTCCAGGCCGCCAACGGCGTCGTCCTCACCCTCGTCGTGCTGGTGACCCTGTATCCCTTCGTCAACATCGTCGCGCGGTCCTTCAGCGGGGAGCGCCAGATCCGGGCCGGCGAAGTGACGCTGTGGCCGAAGGGGTTCAACCTCACCACCTACCGGATCGTCTTCCACGACTCGATGTTCTGGCGCAACTACGGCAACACGGTTCTGTACACGGTCGTCTCCACCGTCGTCGCCATGGTCCTGACGACCTGCTACGCCTACGTGCTGTCGAAGAGCCGGCTCAGGGGGCGGGGGGTGCTGGTCGGGATCGCCGTGTTCACCATGTTCTTCACCGGCGGGCTGATCCCGAACTACGTCCTGGTCACCAGCCTCGGCCTGAAGAACTCGGTGTGGGCGATCGCTCTGCCCAACGCGGTCAGCGTGTTCAACCTGCTGGTGATGAAGGCGTTCTTCGAGAGCCTGCCGGGCGAACTGGAGGAGGCCGCAGAGATCGACGGCCTGAGCACCTACGGAATCCTGCTCAGGATCGTGCTGCCGCTGTCCAAGGCGGTCATCGCGACCATGGTCCTCTTCTACTCGGTGTCCTTCTGGAACTCCTGGTTCTCGGCGTACCTCTACATGGACCGCAGCGAACTCATGCCGGCCACGGTCTATCTGCGCAACCTGATCTCGGGGGCCACCACCGGCGGGAACGCCGGCGCGGGAACCGACCAGCTCAGCCAGGTCGGGGCGAACATCCAGGCCGTCACCATCGTGCTGACGGCGCTGCCCATCCTCTGCGTGTACCCGTTCGTCCAGCGCTACTTCGTCTCCGGCGTCACGCTCGGCGCGGTCAAGGGCTGAGAGCCGTACCTCCGACGGAACAAGGGAGTCCCCGTGAAGAACGCAGGCCAGCTGTCACGACGTCAGATGCTGTCCGCCGCCGGTTTCGTCGGCCTGGCGGCGCTCACCGGCTGTGGAGGCGGAGAGGACGGCGGCGACGCCAAGGACCTCTCCAAGAAGCGCGACGGCGCCATGAAGGAGTACCGCGCCGGAGAGCCGTTCAAGGCGTCGGAGCCGCTGTCGTTCTCCGTGCTGCACAACAACAACCCGGTCTATCCGATGAAGAACGACTGGCTCTTCTGGAAGGAGGTCACCCGGCGCACCGGAATCACCCTCAAGCCGGTCGCCG encodes:
- a CDS encoding carbohydrate ABC transporter permease; amino-acid sequence: MSRPAGRAPRSRTSVHQPTRGYRVFQAANGVVLTLVVLVTLYPFVNIVARSFSGERQIRAGEVTLWPKGFNLTTYRIVFHDSMFWRNYGNTVLYTVVSTVVAMVLTTCYAYVLSKSRLRGRGVLVGIAVFTMFFTGGLIPNYVLVTSLGLKNSVWAIALPNAVSVFNLLVMKAFFESLPGELEEAAEIDGLSTYGILLRIVLPLSKAVIATMVLFYSVSFWNSWFSAYLYMDRSELMPATVYLRNLISGATTGGNAGAGTDQLSQVGANIQAVTIVLTALPILCVYPFVQRYFVSGVTLGAVKG